AGGTCCTGCGCGTCGGCCCGCCGCGACGGGTGCAGCCGCACCCGGGTGCCGGCGGCCACCGTCACGCCGTTCACCATCAGCTCCGGCGAGGCCGGGGGGAGCCGGACGCCGTGCAGGGCGAGCAGGTCGTCCGCGCCCATCCGGTCGCAGCGGTCGACGATCGCGGCGGCGCGCGGGTCGGTGGCCCGGGCCTCGGCCTTCTCCTGCTCGGTCATCGTCATCACCCGCAGGCTGAGCAGCTCGTCGATCTCGGTGGCGTCGAACAGGTCGCCCGGGCTCTGCTCGGCGATGTGCGGGTGGTCGTCCAGGATGATCGGCGAGCCGAGCAGCAGGCCGGTGGTGTCCGGCGGCCCGGCCAGCACCGGCCAGCAGCGGTGCTGCCGGCAGCGGGCCGCCTCCGGGCGGTCGGTGCGCACCGAGACGAAGGTCGCGCCGTGCGTGCGGAGCAGCAGGTGGGTGGCGACCAGCGAGTGCCGCAGCGCGGCGTCCTTGCCGGTGACCGGGCCGGGGTGCTCGTTCTCGACCTCGACGGTGAGCCGCAGCAGGTCGCCGTCCGGTTCGGCCACGGTACGGACCCGGGCGGCCAGCGGCCGCCGGGACCGCAGGATCCACCCGTCCGGCGGGACGTCGGTGACCTCCTCGCCGCCGGGCACGCTCACCCGGTAGGTGGTGGACCCGCACAGCGGCACCCCGGGCAGCACGATCTCCCGGGGCACCGCCTCGTCGCAGCTCAGCACCGCCGGCACCCCGGTCACCCGGCGGGCCTGCACCTGGAGGAACCGCAGGTGGATGTCGACCACGCCGTACCCGAAGTCGCCCGGCGCGACCAGGCACTGCATGCTCATCCCGGCCGGCTCGGCGAACGCCGACGGCTGCGCCCCGGGCGGCCCGAGCACGCCGAACTGCCACCGGAACCGGTTCTTCAGCGCGCCGGCCCGGTACGGGTAGAGCAGGTAACCCTCGTAGAGCACCGCGTCCGCGACCGCCCGGGCGGCGTCCAGGCTGGGCGTCATCCCGGTCACCCGCCCGCCGGGGAGTGGGTCAGCTCCAGCTTCTTCCCGCCGCCGAGATACATGTGCACGCCGCAGGGCAGGCACGGGTCGAAGCTGCGCACCGTACGCATGATGTCGATGCCCTTGAAGTTCTCCCGGTCGTTCTCCTCGAAGATCGGCTGGCCCTGCACCGCGTCCTCGTACGGTCCCGGGGTGCCGAAGCTGTCCCGCGGCCCGGCGTTCCACGGCGTCGGCGGGTACGGGTGGTAGTTCGCGATCCGGCCGTCCCGGATCACCATGTGGTGCGAGAGCGCGCCGCGCACCGCCTCGGTGAAGCCGCAGCCGATGCCCTCGTCCGGCACCTCGAACGGCTCCCAGGTCTTGGTCCGCCCGGCCCGGATCTCGCCCAGCGCCCGCTCGGCGAAGTGCAGCGCGCAGGCGGCGGCGTACGCCTGGAAGTAGGTCCGCGCCCGGTTGCGCTCCAGCGTGTTGCTCCACCGCGGGATGGTCCACTCCAGCTCGACCGGACCCTTGAGCGCCGTTTTCGGCAGGTTGATCCGCACGCTCGACCCGGTCGAGCGGACGTACCCGATGTCGACCAGCCCGGCCAGCGCCGTGGTCCAGAGCCGGGCCAGCGGGCCGCCGCCGGTGTCCAGGGCCAGGTAGTCCTTGCCGTCGAACCAGCGCGGCGACATCACCCAGCTGTACTTGTCGTCCAGGTCGCGTTTCTGCGGGTGCGGGTTGGTGTGCTGGTTCCACGGGTGGCGGCGGTCGACCGGGTTGCCGAGCGGGTCCTGGGTCACGAAGATCTCCTGGTCCGCCCAGTCGTCGTAGTACGACGAGCCGAGCAGGATCCGGATCCCCAGGTTGATCTTCACGAGGTCGGTGGTGATCAGCTTGCCGTCGACGACGATGCCCGGGGTGACGTACATCTTGCGACCCCAGTCGGCCATCCCGGCGTACCGGAAATCGCAGTGTTCGGGGTCCTGGAAGGACCCCCAGCAACCCAGCAGGACCCGGCGGTTGCCGACCTCCTCGTAGCCGGGCAGCGCCATGTAGAAGAAGTCGAAGAGGTCGTCGTGCATCGGCACGGCCTTCTTCATGAACTCGATGTAGCGCATCAGCCGGGTCAGATAGTCGGTCATCAGCTGGCTGGTGGCGACCGTGCCGACCCCGCCCGGGTACAGCGTGGACGGGTGCACGTGGCGCCCCTCCATCAGGCAGAACATCTCGCGGGTCATCCGGCTGACCTGGAGCGCCTCGCGGTAGAACTCACCGGTGAACGGGTTGAGCGAGCGCATGATGTCGCCGACGGTGCGGAAGCCGTGCCGGTCGGCGTGCCGGGCCTGCGTCCGGTCGGCCAGCTCCAGCACGCCCGGGTTGGTCTCGGCCACCATCTTCTCGCAGTAATCGACCCCGACCAGGTTCTCCTGGAAGATGTTGTGGTCGAACATGTACTCGGCGGCCTCGCCCAGATTCACGATCCAGTCGGCGAGCGGCGGGGGCTTCACGCCGTACGCCATGTTCTGCGCGTAACAGGAGCAGGTGGCGTGGTTGTCGCCGCAGATGCCGCAGATCCGGCTGGTGATGAAGTGCGCGTCCCGCGGGTCCTTGCCCTTCATGAAGATCGAGTACCCGCGGAAGATCGAGCTGGTGCTCCGGCACTCGGCGACGACCCGGCGCTCGAAGTCGATTTTGGTGTAGATGCCCAGGCTGCCGACGATCCGGGTGATCGGATCCCAGGCCATCTCCACGAGCTCGGTCATGCGGTCTCCACCGTCCCGCCCGATAGTGTGACGCGTGTAACAGCCTTGCGCGGTGCGTGGGAGACTGTCAATCGGCCCGGCGAACACCACCTGACCGGGTATCCCGGAGGCGCGAACGTGCACGAGTTGTCGATCGCCGAGGGCATCGCCGGCGAGGTCCGGGACCGCGCGGCCGGTCGCCCGGTGCGCCGGGTCACCGTGCGGGTCGGCGCGCTGCACGCGGTGCAGCCCGACGCCCTGCGGTTCGGCTTCCAGCTGGCCGCGGCGGGCATCGAACTGGTCATCGAGCACCGGCCGGCGACCGTCCTGTGCCGAGCCTGCGGGCGGGAGAGCGAGCTGCCCGATCAGATCCTGCTCTGCTCGTGCGGGAGCGCCGACGTGGCGGTCACCGGCGGACGGGAGCTGGAGATAGTCACGATGGAACTGGCCTGACCGGTCACCCGGCCAGCGCGACCACCGGCTGCCGGTGCCAGATGGGGACCAGCTCCGCGTCGGCGGGCGTGTGCCGCACCCCGACCACCCGGTCGGCGTGCACGCTGCTGGCGGTCTCGGCGGCCACCGAGTGCAGCGCCGCGGGCGAGGTGACCAGCACCGGCAGGCTCCCGTCGGCCAGGCAGTTGTGCAGCGCCGTGAGGTTCTCCCGCAGCCAGGCGCGGTCCTGCCGGGCCGGCATCGGGACCACGTGGTGCCGGGTCAGACGGCGACGAAGCCCGGCGATCACGGCCGAACCGGCCGTCAGCGCCGGGCCGTCCGACCCGAGCACCACGAGGAGCTCGTCGGCCGCCGCGAGCTCGGCCAGCCGGGACACCATCCGGTGGCAGCCGGTGGCGGGCTCACGGACCACCGCGACGGTGACCGACGACTCGTCGGTGGGCAGCTCGAGCAGCGATATTCCGGCCGGCCGGGCCGGCGGTGGCTCGAACGGCAGGTACCACCGTCCGGCATTGGCGACGGCCAGGGCCCGGTGCTCGGAGATGCGGTGCCAGATCACGTTCTCGCTCCTCGGGGATTCGTCGTAGCGGGGGCGCCCTCCGGCAAGGGGGTCACCGCTCATGACGGTGCCGGTCTGGCGTGCTGGTCACGTTGCCCTACCCTCCCCGACGGCCACCAGCCCCAAGCGTGTCCGCCCAGCTCTGGGCGCCTGCGGAGGAAGGGAACACCTGGTCACGGGTGGTGCCGGACAGTTGTGTCCGGTGGCCGGCGGCGCTGGGCGAGTGCACTCAGCCGATCGAGTGACGGGCGCGTTCGCCGATCCGTCGCTGGAACGTGGTCAATGCCCGGCGCACCTCGGAACCACCGTCCGGCCCCCGCCAGTGCAGCCGGATCGCGCCGGCCAGCGCGAAACAGACGTCGATCGGGACGAGGGCGGCGTCGAGGCCCTCCGGGGTACGGCTGACGTAGATCGCCTCGACGTCCGGGGCGGGCATCCGGAACAGCGGGCACACCTCACCCAGCGCCGCCCAGTCGCCCGGATCCACCGTGGACTCGGTGGTGCCGGCCGGGCTCGGGCAGCAGGCCACCGGCCGGCCCAGGTCGCTGTTGACGAAGACGAACACCGGGAGCGCCGGGATGCCCAGCCGGTTCCAGTCCGACCCGTCGAGGGGATGGTCAGGATCGGTCAGGTAGCGGTTCGGGATCGCCCGGAGCCGGCCCGCGCCCTCCGGGGCGAACAGCAGGTGGCAGGCCCGGCAGACGCAGCGCAGCGCCCGATCGTCCAGCGCCACCAGGTGACCGTGCGGCTCACCCAGCGGCTCGCCGCAGAGCTCGCAGCGGCGTACCGGGCCCGCGCCCGGCCGGGCGAAGCGGCGCAGGCTCACGGCGAGCGCACCGCGCCGGGCCGGCGGGAGATCTGGAGCAGGGCCGGCCGGGCGGGTGGGAACCGGACGTCGACCGGGCCCGCCTCGGGCGCCGCCCGGCGCACCGCGGCCTCGATCCGCTGGACCAGCGCCTGCCGGGTGCCGCCGCAGCCCGGGGCCGGCTCGGCGGCATGCACGTGCACGGTGCCGTCCGGGTCCAGGTCGATGACGGCGCCGGGAACCGCCGCGCGGATCCGGTCGGCGGCCGGCACCGGATGCAGGTCGTGGATCAGCAGCAGGCTCGCCACCAGCGGGTCCGCGCACAGCTCGGTGACCCGTTCCGGGCCGAGCGCGGCGGTGATCCGGCCCAGCCCGGCGCCGTAGAGCTGGACCAGGCAGCGGACCAGCTCCTCGGCGGTGTCCGCGGCCCGCGGATCCGGCCCGGCGCGCAGGGCGGCCAGCAGCCCCTCGATCCGCGCGGCCACGGTGTCAGGATCGGGCGGGCTCATCGACCGGCTCCATGCCGACCCGGACGGTGAAACCGCGCAGGGTCTGCACCAGCGGCACGAACGCGGTGACCGGCCCGGTCGCCGCGCCCACCGGGTTCTCCATGAACGGCTGGAACTTGTCCGGGAAGCCGGGCATGGTGCAGCCGATGCAGATGCCGCCCACGTTGGGGCAGCCGCCCACCCCGTTGATCCAGCCCCGTTTCGCCACGTTGCACCGCACCACCTGGCCCCAGCAGCCGATCTTGACGAGGCAGGCGGACGAGCCGGGCCCGGCCACGAAGTCGCTCTGGTCGTAATAGGACGCGCGGTCGCAGCCGGAGTGCACGGTCGCCTCGAACAGCCACCGCGGGCGCAACTCCTCGTCGAGCGGGATCATCGGCGCCTGCCCGGCGACCTGGTTCAGCAGGTAGACCAGGGTCTCCGAGAGATTGTCCGGATGGGTCGGGCAGCCGGGCACGCAGACCACCGGCACCCCGGCCGTCGAGCGCCACTCCCGGCCCAGGTAGTCCGGCACGCCCATGGCGCCGGTCGGGTTGCCGGCCATCGCGTGGATCCCGCCGTACGCCGCGCAGGTCCCGACCGCGACCACCGCGGTGGCCCGGGGCGCGAGCCGGTCCAGCCACTCGCTCACGGTGATCGGCTGACCGGTCACCGGGTCGTTGCCGAACCCGCTCCAATACCCCTCCGGCTTGTTGCGCTCGTCCGGCACCGAACCCTCGACCACCAGGATGAACGGGTCCAGCTCGCCCCGCTCCGCGCGGTGCCACCAGGTCATCAGGTCCGGACCGTTCTGATAGTCCAGATAGGGCCAGTGCAGCTCGATCGGCGGCAGGCCGGGCAGCGCGCCGAGCACGATCTCCTCGATGCTCGGCTGGGTCGCGGCGGTCAGCGAGACCGATTCGCCGTCGCAGCTGAGGCCGCCGTTCATCCACAGGATGTGCAGCACCCGATCGTCGCCGAAGTCTGTTGGCAGCATCGCCGTCACCGTCCGCTCGATACCCGGCAGCCTAGGCTCCCGCGGCCGCTCGCAGAAGCTGGTCACCCGTCCGGGCCGGCGTAAGGTGACGCCATGGTTCCGGACGCCCCGGAGAGCATCGAGATCCTCCCGCTCGTGGTGGTCACCCAGTCCTTCCCGGCCCGCCCGTCGGCGCTCCCCGACGTGCGCGCCTTCCTGCGCCGGCAGCTCACCGGCCGGCCGGTCTCCGACGACGACGTGCGCCAGCTCTGCGACCGGGTGGCCGACGTGCTGCTGACCGCGGCCGGGGTGACCGGCCGCCTGCAGATCTCGCTGCGGATCTTCCCGTCCTGGGCCGAGGTCGACGTGCTCAGCACGACCGGCGACGAGGTCCCGGCCCCGGCCCCGCCGCCGGCCAGGGCCGATCCGGCCCCGGCCGCGACACCCCTTCCGGGTACGCGGGAGCCGGCCCCGTCGTTCGCCCTCTGGCTGACCGCCCTGCTCCGCAGCGAGGGCCTGACCATGGAGGCGGCCGCCCGCCGCCTGGACGTCTCCACCAAGACGATCAGCCGCTGGGTCTCCGGCGCCACCGAACCCCGTCTCCGCGACCTCTACCGCATCCAGGAGATCTTCGGCGAGGCCCCGTTCCGCTGATCGTCGCGAACGCCCGGCCCGTCCCGGTGGCCGGAGCAGTTGACGGAGCGGCCCGGGCTCCGATACTCATGAGTAACAAAAGCCCGGAAGGCTGGTGAGACGTCATGGCCGACGTGACCCGCACGGCGTACCGCACGTGTCCGCTCTGTGAGGCCGCCTGCGGGCTGGAGCTGACCGTGACCGGGGAGACGGTGACCGCGGTCCGGGGGGATCGGGAGCACGTCTTCAGTCACGGCTTCATCTGCCCGAAGGGTGCGACGTTCGGGCGGCTCTCCGAGGACCCGGACCGGCTGCGCCGGCCGCTGGTCCGGCGGGCCGACGGCCGGCACGAGGAGGTCTCCTGGGACGAGGCGTTCGCGGCGGTCGAGGCCGGGCTGCGGCCGATCCTCGAGACGTACGGGCCGCAGGCGGTCGCCGCGTACCTCGGGAATCCGAACGTGCACACGATGGCCGGCGGGCTCTACCTGACGCCGCTGCTCAAGGCGCTCGGCACCCGCAACATCTTCTCCGCCAGCACCGTCGACCAGATGCCCAAGCACGTGTCCTGCGGTTATCTGTACGGCAGCCCGCTCGCCATTCCGGTGCCCGACCTGGACCGCACCGACTTCCTGCTGATGCTCGGCGCCAACCCGTGGGAGTCGAACGGCAGCCTGGCCACCGCGGCGGACTTCCCCGGGCGGCTCAAGGCGATCCAGGCCCGGGGTGGCCGGTTCGTGGTGGTCGACCCGCGGCGCACCCGGACCGCCGACGCCGCCGACGAGCACCTGTTCATCCGGCCGGGCACCGACGCGTTCCTGCTGTTCGCGATGGTGCACACCCTGTTCGACGAGGGGCTGACCGAGTTGGGGCGGCTCACGGCGTACGTCAGCGGGGTCGACCTCGTCCGCGAGCTGGCCGTGAGTTTCCCGCCGGAGAAGGTCGCCGCGGTCTGTGATGTTTCCGCCGAGCGGATCCGGGGGCTGGCGCGGGAGCTGGCGGCGGCGCCGACCGCGGCGGTCTACGGGCGGATCGGCACCTGCACGGTCGAGTTCGGCACGCTGACCAGCTGGCTCGTCGACGTGCTCAACGTGCTCACCGGCAACCTGGACCGGCCGGGCGGCGTGATGTTCCCGCTCGCCGCGCACCTGCGGCCGAACACCGAGCCGGGCGGCAGGGGATTCACCGTCGGCCGCTGGCACAGCCGGGTCCGCGGGCTGCCCGAGGTGAAGGGCGAGCTGCCGGTCGCGGTGCTGGCCGAGGAGATCGAGACGCCGGGGGAGGGGCAGGTCCGGGCGCTGCTCACGGTCGCCGGGAACCCGGTGCTGTCGACGCCGAACAGCGGCCGCCTGGACCGGGCGCTCGGCGGGTTGGACTTCATGGTCAGCGTCGACCCCTACCTGAACGAGACCACCCGGCACGCGGACGTGATCCTGCCGCCGCTGGACGCGACCCGGAAGGGGCACTACGACTTCTCGTTCCTGGCCCTGGCGGTGCGGAACTTCGCGGCGTACTCACCGCCGGTGCTGGCGGCGGAGCCGGGCGCGCTGGACGAGTGCGACATCCTGGCCCGGCTGATCCTGATCGTTTCCGGTCGCCAGGGGGACCTGCACGAGGAGTTGCTGGGCGGGGCGCTGCGGAAGGTCGGTGCCGCGCTCGGCCGGGACGCCGGTGAGCTGCGGCAGCAGGTGACCGGGGCGGGACCGGCCGAGCGGCTGCTGGACGTGGCGTTGCGGACCGGGGCGTACGGGGACTGGTTCGGCGCGGCTCCGGACGGGCTGTCCTTGCAGCGCCTGCTGGACGCCCCGCACGGGGTCGACCTGGGACCGCTCAAGCCGCGGATCCCGGAGGTGCTGCGCACGCCGAGCGGCCTGATCGAGCTGTGCGCGCCGCCGCTCGCCGCCGAGACCGAACGGTTGCGCTCGGCGCTCGACCGGCCGCGGCCCGGGCTGGTCCTGATCGGGCGGCGGCACCTGCGCTCCAACAACAGCTGGATGCACAACGTGCCGGCGCTGGTGAAGGGCCGGGACCGGTGCACGCTCCAGGTGCACCCGGAGGACGCGGCCCGGCTGACCCTGGCGGACGGGGTACCGGCCGCGATCACCTCACGGGCCGGGTCACTGTCGGTCACGGTCGAGGTGACCGACCAGGTGATGCCGGGGGTGGTCAGCCTGCCGCACGGCTGGGGCCACGACCTGCCCGGCGTCCGGCTGGCGGTGGCGGCGGCCCACCCGGGGGTCAACTCGAACGTGCTCACCGACGAGTTGGTCGTCGACCCGCTCTCCGGCAACTCGGTCCTCAACGGCATCCCGGTCGAGGTCAAGCCCGCCTGATCCGGGTGCGCGGAGAGGCGCGTCAGGGGCGGCGCAGGGCGCGCAGGCCGGTGACGAAGGTGGGCAGGTCGTCGCCGAGGGCGGCGAAGAAGGCGGCGTCGCACGCCTCCACCGCGACCACCGCCCGGTTGGCGAGGTCGCGGCCGGCGTCGGTGACGGCCACCGCCCGGGCCCGCCGGTCGGCCGGGTCCGGGGGACGGTGCACCAGGTCGCGGCCCTCCAGCGCGCGGAGCACCTGGGAGGTCATCATCGGATCGGTGGCGGCCATGCCGGCCAGCGCTTTCTGGGTGACCGGGCCGGACGCCTGCAAGTAGGTGAGCGTGGCCAGCAGCACGAACTGCACATGGGTCAGGTCGAACGGCTTGAGCGCGGCGCGCTGCGCGGCCTGCCACCGGTTGGTGACCTGCCACAGCAGCAGGCCGGGGCTGTCGTCCGCGCTCTCGTGCGCGGTGGCCAGGCTCATGCCGCCCGCATGGCGTCGTGGACGCGGGCGAAGTCGGCGCCGGTGAGCTGGACCAGGCCCCGGCGCAGCTGGACGCCCCAGCCCGGGTGGGCGGTGAGGTCCAGGCGCACGGACCGGATCGGTGTCTCGATCACGTCCGGAAGGTAGTCGATCCGGCGCCGCCACGGGTGGAAGTCACCCTCGTCGGCCTGCCAGATCTCCGCGTCGGCGACCGTGCCGAGCGCGGTGAACGCCTGCAACGGCGCGCCGTCGCGCAGGCTGGTCCGCGGGGAGTAATAGACGAGGTGGTCGCCGGGGGCGAGGCGGGCGAGCCCGGTCCGCTTGCCGTGCCCGAGCTGGGCGATGCCGAGCCGGACACCCCGCCGGACGTGGTCCCGGCACACCACGCCGAGCCAGTGCGAGGTCATGCCGGCACCCCCGCCGCGCGGGCGGCGGCCTCGAGGCGGGCGAGGTCGCCGTCGATCCCCGAGGCGATGCCCTTGCCGAGAACGGCGGTCCAGAGGAAGGCGAGCGGGCCGGTGACGGTGACCCGGACCGCGACGGTGGTGCGGCCGTGCTCCTCGGTGACCAGGTGCTGGAAGGTCAGGCGCGCGCCGGCCAGCAGCGAGACGTCGGTGAACTCGCGGCCCGGGACGAGCGACGTCACGACGAACCGGGTCACCGGGCCGCCTTTCGGCTTCAGCTTGCCGGTCGCGCCGGTGCGGAACGGGCCGTCGAGGCGGACCCAGTCGGTGTCCGTGTTCCACTCCGGCCAGGTGGCCATGTCGGCCCAGCGCTCGAAGAAGGCCTGGGCCGGGACGTCGGTGGTGATCTTCGCGGTGGCGATCGTCTTCATGGAATTAGTATGCGCGCTTACTATCCGGCCGTCAAGCCACCGGCAGCGGATCGCGGGGGAGGGGACGCTAGAGGCCGGCGCCGTCGGTGGTGATGGTCCGGGCCAGGCGGTCCAGATAGGCGCGGGCGGCGGCGACCAGGTCCAGCGCGCCGCCACTGAGGACCCACTGCAACTGGAGGCCGTCGCTGTTGGCGATGCACTCGCGGGCCACGGCCACGCAGTCGGTGTCCGGGAGGAACTCGCCGGTGGCGACCGCTCGCCGCAGGAGGGCGGCCAGGCCGTGCACGGCGTTGTCGTATCGCTCGGCGAACAGGCTGTGCGCCGGGCTCGACGTGTCGGCGGCCTCGGCCGAGACGATGACGAACAGCTCGATCAGGCCGGGCTCGGCCAGCTGGCGCTCGGTGACGCCGGCCAGGCGGCGGAGCACGTCGCGGCCGGTGGCCTCCGGCGGCAGGTCGTCGAGCCACTGGGCGGCGCTCCGGATGCGGCGCTCGACGACCGCGAGGAGCAGGTGTTTCTTCGACGGGAAGTGGTGCAGCAGGCCGCCCTCGGTGATCCCGACGTCGGCGGCGATCCGGACCATCGACGTGTGGTGATAGCCGCCCCGGGCGAAGTAGCCGGTCGCGACCTCCAGGATCGCCTCCCGGCGGGCGATCCCTACGCGATAACTTCCTGGGGGACGCCGCGGCATGGGCCCCACGGTAACGCAAGTGACGCACCGTGAGGCCCGCTGCCTCACGGGCGCATCTCGTACGCCCCGACCAGCGCCAGCACCTGCTCCCACACCGCCGCGGTCCGCGCCTCGTCGGCGATCGGCCGGCGGATCTGGGCGAGTGCCCACGCCGCCTGCTCGTCGGTGGTCGTGGTCTTGCCGTGCAGATCGGTCGCGTGCTGTGCGAAGTCACGCACCAGCACCGCGAAGATCTCGTCCAGCAGAGCGTGGTCCAGACCGGTCAGCTCGGCCTGCTCCAGGATCAGGTGTCCATAAACGACCAGGGCGAACAGCTGGCCGACCGACAGCAGGAAGTCCAGGTCGGCGTGCTGCTCCTTGGCCACCTCGAGCCCGCGGAGCGCGTCGGCCTGCTTGCGGAACTCGGCCACGTTGGGCAGGGCGGCGAACTTGTCGTAGGCGATCCGCCAGTCGTGGAACCGGATCGCGCCGAGCCCCCGGGCCGGGCCCTGCCGGAACAGGAACTCGTCGTCCGCCGCGTCGGTCCGGGTCGGCACCTCGTCGAAGACGGCCGGGCTGTGCAGGTAGTTCGGCATGAATTTGAGGATCAGCGCCAGGTTGACGTGCACCGTGCCCTCGAGTTTCGGCAGACCGCGGATGTCCATGGCGGCCTTGTCGAAGTAGGTGTCCGCCTCGAAGCCCTTGGCCGCGATCACGTCCCACATCAGGTCGATGACCCGCTCGCCCTCGGTGGTGACCTTCATCTTGGTCATCGGGTTGAAGAGCAGGTAGCGGCGGTCGTCCGGGCCGGCCGAGCGGAAGTAGTCGACGGCCCGGTCGCTGAACAGCTTCATGGCGACCAGCCGGACGTACGCGTCGGCCAGCTCCCGCCGCACGTGCGGGAAGTTCGTCACCGGCTTGCCGTACAGCATCCGCCGGTGCGCGTGGGTGACCGCCTCGTACATGGCGTGCTCGCAGATGCCGATCGCGGCGGTGCACAGGTTGAACTTGCCGACGTTGACGGTGTTCAGCGCGGCGTCGAAGGCGGCCTGCCCGGTGTGCAGCACGTCCTCCTCGCGCACCGGGTAGTCGCGCAGCTCGAACGTGCTCACGTACATCTGCTTGTTCACGACGTTCTTGATCAGGTGGTAGTTCGGGTGGCGGCTGTCGGC
Above is a genomic segment from Actinoplanes ianthinogenes containing:
- a CDS encoding acyl-CoA dehydrogenase; this translates as MLFNPNTTDFAQFDAETRRLLRATVDFFEERGKKELIDRYINRAWYDDFLAFSAKEGLFATFMTPGGHGADKRWDTARNAALSEILGFYGLDYWYVWQVTVLGLGPVWQSANQAARDHAAQLLDDGHVMAFGLSERSHGADIYSTDMVLTPTDSGYVANGTKYYIGNGNVAGLVSVFGKTADGYIFFKADSRHPNYHLIKNVVNKQMYVSTFELRDYPVREEDVLHTGQAAFDAALNTVNVGKFNLCTAAIGICEHAMYEAVTHAHRRMLYGKPVTNFPHVRRELADAYVRLVAMKLFSDRAVDYFRSAGPDDRRYLLFNPMTKMKVTTEGERVIDLMWDVIAAKGFEADTYFDKAAMDIRGLPKLEGTVHVNLALILKFMPNYLHSPAVFDEVPTRTDAADDEFLFRQGPARGLGAIRFHDWRIAYDKFAALPNVAEFRKQADALRGLEVAKEQHADLDFLLSVGQLFALVVYGHLILEQAELTGLDHALLDEIFAVLVRDFAQHATDLHGKTTTTDEQAAWALAQIRRPIADEARTAAVWEQVLALVGAYEMRP